Proteins found in one Leguminivora glycinivorella isolate SPB_JAAS2020 chromosome 4, LegGlyc_1.1, whole genome shotgun sequence genomic segment:
- the LOC125225338 gene encoding uncharacterized protein LOC125225338, with protein MEKCSLRIHSSESFRLTTNMAAKLIVVATALALCHATPALYNGFLYRDGRNFAISKAYSNSLGSQASGEVSANGGSAQAYGSASSDQLTRADLVYPLKLTLKPKSTTPPPSPCTDLPRL; from the exons ATGGAGAAATGCTCTCTCCGCATCCACTCGTCCGAGTCCTTCCGACTAACAACAAACATGGCGGCCAAACTGATCGTTGTGGCGACGGCGCTCGCCCTGTGCCACGCCACCCCGGCCCTATACAACG GTTTCCTATACCGTGATGGTCGAAACTTCGCGATCAGCAAGGCATACAGCAATAGCCTAGGCAGCCAGGCCTCCGGTGAAGTCTCGGCGAACGGAGGCTCCGCGCAGGCCTATGGCAGCGCCTCTAGCGACCAGCTCACCCGTGCGGACCTCGTCTACCCGCTCAAGCTAACGCTCAAGCCGAAGTCTACAACGCCCCCGCCATCCCCATGTACGGATCTGCCAAGGCTGTAG